From Candidatus Sphingomonas colombiensis, one genomic window encodes:
- a CDS encoding d(CMP) kinase → MIIAVDGPAASGKGTIAKALAKHYHLPHLDTGLLYRAVAATVERLGLDPTKEADAVAACGFDDLTLADPVLRDGEIGKLASVVSAHPLVRAALFQRQKRFAHQEGGAVLDGRDIGTVIAPDADAKLFVKATPNIRARRRHTELHSHGSSISFDQVLADIRARDQRDSTRSAAPLVPAQDAALLDTSFLSIEASVQKAITLVEEQRARKAAAKG, encoded by the coding sequence ATGATCATCGCGGTTGATGGACCGGCGGCATCCGGCAAGGGCACGATCGCCAAGGCGCTCGCCAAACATTATCATCTGCCGCATCTCGATACCGGGTTGCTGTATCGCGCCGTCGCGGCGACCGTCGAGCGGCTCGGGCTGGACCCGACCAAGGAGGCCGATGCGGTCGCCGCCTGTGGGTTCGATGATCTGACGCTGGCCGATCCGGTGTTGCGCGACGGTGAAATCGGCAAACTGGCCTCCGTCGTGTCGGCGCACCCACTGGTCCGCGCCGCGCTTTTCCAGCGGCAGAAGAGGTTCGCGCATCAGGAAGGGGGCGCGGTACTCGACGGGCGAGATATCGGCACGGTAATCGCCCCGGACGCGGACGCCAAATTGTTCGTGAAGGCGACGCCCAACATCCGCGCGCGCCGCCGCCATACCGAGCTTCATTCGCACGGCTCCTCGATCAGCTTCGATCAGGTTCTCGCCGACATCCGCGCGCGGGATCAGCGCGACAGCACACGCAGCGCAGCGCCGCTCGTGCCCGCACAGGATGCCGCACTGCTCGACACCAGTTTCCTGTCGATCGAGGCATCGGTGCAGAAAGCGATCACGCTGGTTGAAGAACAGCGCGCGCGAAAGGCGGCGGCGAAAGGCTGA
- the rpsA gene encoding 30S ribosomal protein S1 yields MASMPNPTRDDFAAMLDDMFGGADSFEGRVVHGTVTGIENDMAIIDVGLKSEGRVPLREFAAPGQKAELKVGDEVEVYVDRVENMHGEAMLSRDRARREAAWDTLETEFAKTARVEGVIFGRVKGGFTVDLNGAVAFLPGSQVDIRPVRDVTPLMDIPQPFQILKMDRKRGNIVVSRRAVLEETRAEQRSGLIQSLHEGQIIDGVVKNITDYGAFVDLGGIDGLLHVTDLSYKRVAHPSEMINIGDTVKVQIIRINKDTQRISLGMKQLESDPWDGAGAKYPVGAKLSGRVTNITEYGAFVELEAGIEGLVHVSEMSWTKKNVHPGKIVSTSQEVDVVVLEVDEDKRRISLGLKQAQANPWEKFAAEHPIGSTVEGEVKNATEFGLFIGLDSDVDGMVHMSDIAWGVSGEDALALHRKGEMVTAIVLDIDAEKERISLGMKQLERGGPVVGAATAGDRLAKNAITTVTILEVRDAGLEVQAGDDGATGFIKRTDLGRDRDEQRPERFQVGQKLDAMVTGFDRSKKPTFSIKAMQIAEEKQAVAQYGSSDSGASLGDILGEALKARDTKK; encoded by the coding sequence ATGGCCTCTATGCCAAACCCAACCCGCGATGATTTCGCGGCAATGCTCGATGACATGTTCGGCGGCGCCGACAGCTTCGAGGGCCGCGTGGTGCACGGCACCGTCACCGGTATCGAAAACGACATGGCGATCATCGACGTCGGCCTGAAGAGCGAAGGCCGCGTGCCGCTGCGCGAATTCGCCGCTCCCGGCCAGAAGGCCGAGCTGAAGGTCGGCGATGAAGTCGAAGTCTATGTCGACCGCGTCGAGAACATGCACGGCGAAGCGATGCTGTCGCGCGATCGCGCGCGTCGCGAAGCCGCATGGGACACGCTGGAAACCGAATTCGCCAAGACCGCGCGCGTCGAGGGCGTGATCTTCGGCCGCGTGAAGGGCGGCTTCACGGTCGACCTGAACGGCGCCGTCGCCTTCCTGCCCGGCAGCCAGGTCGATATCCGCCCAGTGCGTGACGTAACCCCGCTGATGGATATCCCGCAGCCATTCCAGATCCTGAAGATGGATCGCAAGCGCGGCAACATCGTCGTGTCGCGTCGCGCCGTGCTGGAAGAAACCCGCGCCGAGCAGCGTTCGGGCCTGATCCAGTCGCTGCACGAGGGCCAGATCATCGACGGCGTGGTGAAGAACATCACCGATTACGGCGCTTTCGTCGATCTGGGCGGCATCGATGGCCTGCTCCACGTCACCGACCTGAGCTACAAGCGCGTTGCTCACCCGAGCGAGATGATCAACATCGGCGACACCGTGAAGGTGCAGATCATCCGCATCAACAAGGATACGCAGCGCATCTCGCTCGGCATGAAGCAGCTCGAGAGCGATCCGTGGGATGGCGCCGGCGCCAAGTATCCGGTCGGCGCGAAGCTGTCCGGTCGCGTCACGAACATCACCGAATATGGTGCGTTCGTTGAGCTGGAAGCCGGCATCGAGGGCCTCGTCCACGTCAGCGAAATGTCCTGGACCAAGAAGAACGTCCATCCGGGCAAGATCGTCTCGACCAGCCAGGAAGTCGATGTCGTCGTGCTAGAGGTCGATGAGGACAAGCGCCGCATCAGCCTCGGCCTCAAGCAGGCACAGGCCAATCCGTGGGAGAAGTTCGCAGCCGAGCATCCGATCGGTTCGACCGTCGAAGGCGAAGTCAAGAACGCCACCGAGTTCGGCCTGTTCATCGGCCTCGACAGCGATGTCGACGGCATGGTCCACATGTCCGACATCGCCTGGGGCGTTTCGGGCGAGGACGCGCTGGCGCTGCATCGCAAGGGCGAGATGGTCACCGCCATCGTGCTCGATATCGACGCCGAGAAGGAGCGTATCTCGCTCGGCATGAAGCAGCTTGAGCGCGGCGGCCCGGTGGTCGGCGCGGCAACGGCTGGCGATCGCCTGGCGAAGAACGCCATCACCACCGTCACCATCCTCGAAGTCCGCGACGCGGGCCTCGAAGTGCAGGCGGGCGACGATGGCGCGACCGGCTTCATCAAGCGCACCGATCTCGGCCGCGACCGCGACGAGCAGCGTCCGGAGCGTTTCCAGGTCGGCCAGAAGCTCGATGCGATGGTCACCGGCTTCGATCGTTCGAAGAAGCCGACCTTCTCGATCAAGGCGATGCAGATCGCCGAAGAGAAGCAGGCAGTGGCGCAATATGGCTCGTCCGACTCGGGCGCGTCGCTCGGCGACATCCTCGGCGAAGCGCTGAAGGCTCGCGACACCAAGAAGTAA
- a CDS encoding integration host factor subunit beta, which yields MIRSELVEQLAEANPELSLREVEALVSTFFDEIVRRLAENGRVELRGFGAFSTRARDARTGRNPRTGEVVEVDAKRVPYFKPGKEMRIRLNVA from the coding sequence ATGATCCGCTCCGAACTCGTCGAGCAGCTTGCCGAGGCCAACCCCGAGCTTTCATTGCGCGAGGTTGAAGCGCTCGTTTCCACCTTCTTCGATGAAATCGTGCGCCGACTGGCCGAAAACGGTCGAGTCGAACTGCGCGGCTTCGGTGCCTTCTCCACCCGCGCACGCGATGCTCGCACTGGTCGCAATCCGCGCACCGGAGAGGTAGTTGAGGTGGATGCGAAGCGCGTCCCCTATTTCAAACCCGGCAAGGAAATGCGAATCCGGCTCAACGTCGCTTGA
- a CDS encoding ABC transporter substrate-binding protein: MASVIGAAPELRDISRNESPESDRLLADSVAQGLVRFDATGQIEPGVAERWIVTDEGQTYIFRLREAQWSDGRPVTAQDVVAILKRQIAPASRNPLKPYLTAIDSIVEMTPQIIQIELAYPRPDLLKIFAQPELAIMRLRAPAGTGPFRIAHQNRQSMLLTPARALNRSPDEEREKVPEDDVRLIGENAARAITRFAARRSDLVTGGTVRDWPLLQLASLPPANVRLDPAGGLFGLAIVKREGFLADQDNRSAIAGAIDRAALTAAFSADWAPTEQLLPDQLDSAAAPASSPWVAQDHDNRQLQAVTRIAIWQRNHPGALRLRIALPSGPGGNLLWGRIGADLLTIGIQPERVALDDRDADLRLVDVVAPYDSARWFLAFACTPCGEAADRALEAARVAPTLAARSDAIAAADAAIAADVPFIPIARPLRWSLVSLRLRQWQPNARAWHPLNHLRAVPK; the protein is encoded by the coding sequence GTGGCAAGCGTGATCGGTGCCGCCCCCGAATTGCGGGACATCAGCCGAAACGAAAGCCCGGAAAGTGATCGCCTGCTGGCCGACTCGGTTGCGCAGGGTTTGGTCCGCTTCGATGCCACCGGCCAGATCGAGCCTGGCGTTGCCGAACGCTGGATCGTCACCGACGAGGGGCAAACCTACATTTTCCGTCTGCGCGAGGCGCAATGGTCCGATGGCCGGCCAGTTACCGCGCAGGACGTGGTGGCGATCCTCAAGCGCCAGATCGCGCCGGCCTCCCGCAATCCGCTGAAGCCCTATCTTACCGCGATCGACTCGATCGTGGAGATGACCCCGCAGATCATCCAGATCGAGCTGGCCTATCCGCGCCCCGATCTGCTGAAGATCTTCGCCCAGCCCGAATTGGCGATCATGCGGCTGCGCGCACCAGCCGGCACCGGACCGTTCCGCATTGCGCACCAAAACCGGCAATCGATGCTGTTGACCCCGGCGCGCGCACTCAATCGCTCGCCCGATGAGGAACGTGAGAAAGTTCCAGAGGATGATGTCCGGTTGATCGGCGAAAACGCCGCACGGGCAATCACCCGCTTCGCAGCGCGGCGATCGGATCTCGTCACCGGGGGCACCGTGAGAGACTGGCCGTTGCTCCAACTCGCTTCTCTTCCACCTGCCAATGTGCGGCTCGACCCGGCGGGCGGGTTGTTCGGGCTGGCGATCGTGAAGCGCGAAGGCTTCCTCGCGGATCAGGACAATCGCTCCGCCATCGCGGGGGCGATCGATCGCGCCGCGCTCACTGCCGCCTTTTCGGCCGATTGGGCCCCGACCGAGCAATTGCTGCCAGACCAGCTTGATTCGGCCGCCGCTCCGGCATCTTCGCCATGGGTGGCGCAAGATCACGACAATCGTCAGTTACAGGCCGTCACTCGTATCGCGATTTGGCAGCGCAACCATCCGGGCGCATTGCGGCTCCGCATCGCGCTTCCCTCCGGGCCGGGCGGAAATTTGTTGTGGGGCCGGATCGGCGCGGACCTGCTGACGATCGGCATTCAACCGGAGCGGGTAGCGCTGGATGATCGCGATGCCGATTTGCGGCTGGTCGACGTGGTCGCTCCTTATGACAGCGCACGCTGGTTTCTCGCGTTCGCCTGCACGCCCTGTGGCGAAGCCGCCGATCGGGCGCTGGAGGCGGCGCGCGTCGCCCCAACGCTCGCCGCTCGCAGCGACGCGATCGCTGCCGCCGATGCAGCAATCGCCGCGGATGTGCCGTTCATCCCGATCGCGCGCCCGCTCCGTTGGTCGCTCGTCTCGCTGCGGCTGCGCCAATGGCAACCGAACGCCCGCGCATGGCACCCGTTGAACCACCTGAGGGCCGTCCCCAAGTGA
- a CDS encoding DUF1343 domain-containing protein, with translation MGRWFVDHFRLDVAYRVVEMEGWRPRCEAPGYGWPRERVWINPSPNAANVNMARAYAGTVMLEGTTLSEGRGTTRPLELFGAPDVDARAVMRGAARAGAASGWRAARCGISGSSRRSTSMSGQLVRRGVHPRGGRGLRSMPPSARGGCRRWRSRRSGGCGPDYPLWRDFPYEYDFGKLAIDVINGGPGACANGSMTRRRWPATSTLLTVPDERAWEAERTRVPAVLSWLSSAPLP, from the coding sequence ATGGGGCGCTGGTTCGTCGATCACTTCCGCCTCGACGTGGCCTATCGCGTGGTCGAGATGGAGGGCTGGCGGCCGCGATGCGAAGCGCCGGGCTACGGCTGGCCGCGCGAGCGCGTGTGGATCAACCCCAGCCCCAATGCCGCCAACGTCAATATGGCGCGGGCCTATGCCGGCACGGTGATGCTGGAGGGCACGACGCTGAGCGAGGGGCGGGGGACGACGCGCCCGCTGGAACTGTTCGGCGCGCCCGATGTGGATGCGCGCGCGGTGATGCGCGGAGCTGCGCGCGCTGGCGCCGCGAGTGGCTGGCGGGCTGCACGCTGCGGGATATCTGGTTCCAGCCGACGTTCCACAAGCATGTCGGGGCAGCTTGTGCGCCGGGGTGTTCATCCACGCGGAGGGCGCGGCTTACGATCGATGCCGCCTTCCGCCCGTGGCGGCTGCAGGCGCTGGCGTTCAAGGCGATCCGGCGGCTGTGGCCCGGATTATCCGCTGTGGCGGGATTTCCCGTATGAATATGACTTCGGCAAGCTGGCGATCGACGTGATCAACGGCGGGCCTGGCGCTTGCGCGAATGGGTCGATGACGCGGCGGCGGTGGCCGGCGACCTCGACGCTGCTGACCGTACCGGACGAGCGGGCGTGGGAAGCCGAACGGACGCGCGTTCCTGCTGTATTGAGCTGGCTCTCTTCTGCTCCCCTCCCTTGA
- a CDS encoding DOMON-like domain-containing protein — MNYELLCHPDTPTAKILGVSVQINANDREYWLEFYVRYEGKIALPAMGEPRRADGLWKRTCFEVFLKSIGDGPYVEFNLSPSFEWAAYSFDSYRSGMRELALEFAPEISITPDTPGHFWLAAELDISAIGVRKAAMNLTAVIEDDEGGKSYWALAHAPGAPDFHNPDCFVARLAAPERP; from the coding sequence ATGAACTACGAGCTTTTATGCCATCCAGACACGCCGACCGCGAAAATTCTTGGCGTGTCGGTACAGATCAACGCGAATGATCGCGAATATTGGCTAGAATTTTATGTAAGATACGAGGGGAAAATCGCGCTTCCGGCGATGGGAGAGCCCCGGCGCGCAGACGGATTGTGGAAGAGAACCTGCTTTGAAGTTTTTCTAAAATCGATAGGCGATGGCCCATACGTCGAGTTTAATCTTTCTCCGTCATTTGAGTGGGCAGCTTATTCGTTCGACAGCTATCGCAGCGGAATGCGCGAGCTCGCGCTCGAATTTGCCCCCGAAATCTCGATTACTCCCGATACCCCCGGCCATTTCTGGCTGGCTGCGGAGCTGGATATTTCCGCGATCGGTGTGCGCAAAGCGGCAATGAATCTCACTGCCGTGATCGAGGATGATGAGGGAGGAAAATCCTATTGGGCGCTGGCTCATGCTCCTGGCGCGCCGGATTTCCACAACCCGGATTGCTTTGTCGCGCGGCTCGCGGCACCGGAGCGGCCATGA